A single window of Methanofastidiosum sp. DNA harbors:
- a CDS encoding N-glycosylase/DNA lyase, whose translation MPNSYNKEKIEEVLEIYSSIKDEIEARLNEFSEIWQNETDENLFSELAFCLLTPQSKAKMCWGSVCTLKGKDALINGSEEEVLECLYGVRFKYKKAKYIVEVRELFKVNGKITLRKEIEKYQSPFEIREWLVENVKGMGHKEASHFLRNIGKGEDLAILDRHILKNLVLIGVIEKIPDSIPPKKYLEIENIVREFSKEIEIPLDHLDIVLWYKETKEIFK comes from the coding sequence ATGCCAAATTCTTATAATAAAGAAAAAATAGAAGAGGTATTGGAAATATATTCATCTATCAAAGACGAGATAGAGGCTCGCCTTAATGAATTTTCTGAAATATGGCAAAATGAGACTGATGAAAATCTGTTTTCTGAGCTTGCTTTTTGTCTTTTAACTCCGCAGTCTAAAGCAAAGATGTGCTGGGGATCTGTCTGTACTCTAAAAGGAAAGGATGCATTAATCAATGGGAGTGAAGAAGAAGTTCTAGAGTGTCTTTATGGCGTAAGATTCAAGTATAAAAAAGCCAAGTACATAGTTGAAGTTAGGGAACTATTCAAAGTAAATGGGAAGATTACCTTAAGAAAAGAAATTGAAAAATATCAATCCCCTTTTGAGATAAGAGAATGGCTGGTAGAAAATGTAAAGGGTATGGGCCACAAAGAAGCAAGCCATTTCTTGAGGAATATTGGAAAGGGCGAAGATCTAGCAATCCTCGATAGGCATATCTTAAAGAATCTTGTGTTAATTGGCGTCATAGAAAAAATACCTGACTCCATACCTCCAAAAAAATACTTAGAAATAGAAAACATTGTGAGAGAATTTTCAAAGGAAATTGAAATTCCTCTTGATCACTTGGATATTGTTCTCTGGTACAAGGAAACAAAAGAGATATTTAAATAA
- a CDS encoding helix-turn-helix domain-containing protein, with the protein MSRKITYNVKKNVSIKELDYTIHMLEGQIRLLQRLYFIRFLYKGMGVEDASELIGITKNTGYHWLKKWNEKGQEQLMPNFKGGRHPKLNQSTKEELKIVLKELDIKKSRDVQKLIQEKYNVNYSIWQVRRILNSFEKNE; encoded by the coding sequence ATGTCTAGAAAAATTACATATAATGTTAAGAAAAATGTGTCAATTAAAGAATTAGACTATACAATTCACATGTTAGAAGGACAAATTAGACTCTTACAGAGATTGTATTTTATCAGATTTCTATACAAAGGTATGGGTGTAGAAGATGCTTCAGAACTTATTGGAATTACAAAAAATACGGGGTATCATTGGCTTAAAAAGTGGAATGAGAAAGGGCAAGAACAGCTAATGCCCAATTTCAAAGGGGGTAGACACCCTAAACTTAATCAATCCACGAAAGAAGAGTTAAAGATAGTGTTGAAAGAATTAGACATAAAAAAGTCTAGGGATGTTCAAAAATTAATTCAAGAAAAATACAATGTTAATTATTCTATATGGCAAGTTAGGAGAATATTAAATTCATTTGAAAAAAATGAATAA
- a CDS encoding DEAD/DEAH box helicase, giving the protein MIENILIKLRKDSSFERNIAHVELLPERKPLYGELKEQLPDKLSDYLDINNIRLYKHQCDSLEEIRKGNNIIITTPTASGKTLAFNLPIYESLSLDIHATALYLYPAKALSNDQLKVLIKLELETEIRVNPNVYDGDTPSTIRPKIRNESRIIVSNPYEVHHILAWHYKWQHFFSNLKFIVLDEAHMYRGVFGSNVSLLIRRLQRICEYYGSNPQFILSTATLANPIEFAEKLTGLKFELISEDGSPKGKKYFIFYNPHADGYLSTHQESKRLFLFFIREGLQTLCFTVSRKMSELIARWSKESLDPSEESLKEKIMAYRAGYLPEERRRIENGLKNGSIKGVTSTNALELGIDIGGLDSVIISGYPGTIISTWQQAGRAGRGTNDSVATLVAFQNQLDQYFMRHPQVFFGKSHEHAIVDLSNPYILFGHTMCASSELPILIQRDQKYLGQELPQILEELKNESLVKETPNGWIYSGTKSAPMVVSLDSISSDIFKVMYNNKTLETMDRAQAFREAHEGAVLLHQGETYIVDSMDLKNGIIRANKTDVDFYTQVLKESFVSIIDVIDKKTIGNVELSLGHLKVTENYNAYKIMRGDSAIGYKNIYLPPLEFNTVGFFFTFPASIEDELWGERSSDKDILGMMIKRKNVDIRKEVFGGSLHGIEHAMIGIMPFHVMCDRWDIGGLSTNFHPSTAKPTVFIYDGFEGGIGLSEKAYELFSEIVDTTLELVKECDCKEGCPACIYSPKCGNDNKPMDKKGTIILLEEIMTNISI; this is encoded by the coding sequence GTGATTGAGAATATACTCATAAAATTAAGAAAAGACTCTTCTTTTGAGAGAAATATAGCACATGTTGAATTATTGCCTGAAAGGAAACCCCTCTATGGTGAGCTCAAAGAACAACTACCCGATAAGCTTAGCGATTACTTGGATATAAACAATATCCGGTTGTATAAACATCAGTGTGACAGCTTAGAGGAAATAAGAAAAGGAAATAATATTATAATAACGACCCCAACTGCCTCTGGTAAAACTCTTGCATTTAATTTACCTATTTATGAATCTCTATCACTAGATATCCATGCAACTGCCCTCTATCTATACCCTGCAAAGGCTCTTTCAAATGACCAGCTTAAGGTCTTAATAAAACTTGAACTTGAAACTGAGATTAGGGTTAATCCCAATGTTTATGATGGAGACACGCCCTCTACAATCAGGCCAAAAATAAGAAATGAATCTAGGATTATAGTTTCAAATCCCTATGAGGTGCACCACATCTTGGCTTGGCATTACAAATGGCAACATTTTTTTTCAAATCTAAAATTTATAGTCCTTGATGAAGCGCATATGTATAGGGGTGTTTTTGGATCAAATGTTTCTCTTCTTATCAGAAGACTACAGAGGATATGTGAGTATTATGGATCAAATCCTCAATTTATACTCTCAACAGCCACATTGGCAAATCCGATAGAATTTGCTGAAAAGCTTACAGGGTTAAAATTTGAGCTTATCTCAGAAGATGGCTCCCCCAAAGGTAAAAAATATTTCATTTTTTATAATCCGCATGCAGATGGATATCTATCCACGCATCAGGAATCAAAAAGATTGTTTCTTTTTTTCATAAGGGAAGGACTTCAAACATTGTGCTTCACTGTGTCTCGTAAAATGTCAGAATTAATTGCGCGATGGTCAAAAGAATCACTTGACCCTTCTGAAGAATCTCTAAAAGAAAAGATAATGGCTTATCGTGCTGGATATCTGCCAGAAGAGAGGAGAAGAATTGAAAATGGCCTAAAAAATGGCTCCATTAAGGGAGTAACTTCAACAAATGCACTTGAACTTGGAATTGACATAGGTGGGCTTGATAGTGTTATTATCTCTGGATACCCAGGAACTATTATATCTACGTGGCAGCAGGCAGGCAGAGCCGGAAGAGGAACTAATGATTCAGTTGCAACACTTGTTGCATTTCAAAATCAGCTTGATCAATATTTCATGAGGCATCCTCAAGTATTTTTTGGGAAATCGCATGAGCATGCCATTGTTGACCTATCAAATCCATACATTCTCTTTGGCCATACGATGTGTGCATCTTCTGAGCTGCCAATACTCATACAGAGGGACCAAAAATACCTTGGGCAAGAGCTGCCTCAAATTCTAGAAGAGCTCAAGAATGAATCACTTGTCAAGGAAACACCAAACGGTTGGATTTATTCTGGAACAAAGAGTGCCCCGATGGTAGTTAGCCTTGATAGCATCTCTAGTGATATCTTCAAAGTGATGTATAACAATAAGACTCTTGAAACAATGGATAGGGCGCAAGCATTCAGAGAAGCACATGAGGGGGCTGTTTTACTACATCAAGGTGAAACATATATCGTTGATTCGATGGATTTAAAAAATGGCATAATCAGGGCGAATAAAACTGATGTTGACTTTTATACGCAAGTGCTGAAAGAATCATTTGTTTCAATCATTGATGTAATTGATAAAAAAACAATTGGAAACGTTGAACTGTCTCTGGGCCACCTCAAGGTAACAGAAAATTATAACGCATATAAGATTATGAGAGGGGATAGTGCAATAGGCTACAAAAATATTTATTTGCCTCCGCTTGAATTTAACACAGTAGGTTTTTTCTTTACATTTCCCGCTTCAATAGAAGATGAGTTGTGGGGCGAGAGGAGTAGCGATAAAGATATTTTGGGTATGATGATCAAAAGGAAAAATGTTGATATCCGAAAGGAAGTATTTGGCGGATCACTCCATGGGATTGAGCACGCAATGATCGGTATTATGCCGTTTCACGTGATGTGTGACAGGTGGGATATCGGGGGATTATCAACAAACTTTCACCCATCAACAGCAAAGCCTACGGTATTCATCTATGACGGGTTTGAAGGAGGAATAGGATTATCTGAGAAGGCATATGAATTGTTTTCTGAGATTGTTGACACTACACTAGAGCTAGTTAAAGAATGCGACTGCAAGGAAGGGTGTCCTGCATGCATATATTCGCCAAAGTGTGGCAATGACAATAAACCCATGGATAAGAAAGGAACTATTATTTTACTTGAGGAGATTATGACAAATATCTCCATTTAA
- the radB gene encoding DNA repair and recombination protein RadB — protein MDGAPEGVITQVYGEHATGKTTLCLMCCKYSLLRGKKSVFIDTEGGFSPKRLSLMGVKNLDDIIVFQPRDFAAQEESLVKLERIMSPRIGFVCVDSLVSLYRLEGYDHKKRTELARQLGNDLLILSRIARDFDIPLIITNQVYDDVTGGKEKIPVGGDVLKYWSKLIVKLEKDEQIKRKATLVRHPYKKEGESVFYDIGDPGIIDASF, from the coding sequence ATGGACGGCGCTCCAGAAGGGGTAATAACTCAAGTATATGGTGAGCATGCAACAGGAAAGACCACACTCTGTTTAATGTGCTGCAAATATTCCCTTCTTAGAGGCAAAAAATCAGTATTCATTGATACAGAAGGTGGATTTTCTCCGAAGAGGCTTTCTTTGATGGGGGTTAAGAACCTTGATGATATAATAGTATTCCAGCCAAGAGACTTTGCGGCACAAGAGGAATCATTGGTAAAACTTGAAAGGATTATGAGCCCTAGGATTGGATTTGTTTGTGTCGACTCACTCGTATCTTTATACCGACTTGAGGGGTATGATCATAAAAAGAGAACAGAGCTAGCAAGGCAGCTTGGAAACGATCTATTGATTCTATCAAGGATTGCCAGAGATTTTGACATACCTCTAATAATAACAAATCAAGTTTATGATGATGTGACAGGTGGCAAAGAAAAAATACCTGTTGGAGGGGACGTGTTAAAATACTGGTCCAAATTGATAGTTAAACTTGAAAAGGATGAACAGATTAAGAGAAAGGCCACATTAGTGAGACACCCCTATAAAAAAGAAGGAGAATCTGTTTTCTACGATATAGGAGACCCAGGTATCATCGACGCTTCTTTCTGA
- a CDS encoding ABC transporter permease subunit, whose amino-acid sequence MIEIPQIPIGEAIVDIITFLRVNFSAIFDIIRSIISAIVGFFYSTLIFIPPAVLIAIFALISWKTAKIKVAIFAVVSLLLIISMDLWNATIETLSLVLVATIIALFIGFPLGILKARSKTFGAIIEPMLDLMQTLPSLSYLIPAVLFFRIGVVPGVIATVIFSMPPAIRLTSLGLEHVSKEMIEVGKSFGATPRQLLLKIEIPLALPSIMMGVNQTIMLAFSMVVIAGFIGAGGLGEVIISGLQRYNLVDSIEAGLSIVFLAIILDRVTKQLGKIYDVKKN is encoded by the coding sequence ATAATTGAAATTCCTCAAATACCCATAGGGGAGGCAATAGTTGATATCATAACTTTCTTGAGAGTAAATTTCTCCGCAATATTCGATATTATAAGATCTATAATATCTGCAATTGTTGGATTTTTTTATTCAACTCTCATCTTCATCCCTCCAGCAGTTCTAATTGCAATCTTTGCTCTAATATCTTGGAAGACTGCAAAGATTAAAGTGGCAATCTTTGCTGTTGTTAGTCTGCTGCTGATTATTAGTATGGATTTATGGAACGCCACAATTGAAACTTTGTCTTTAGTTTTAGTGGCCACGATTATTGCACTTTTTATAGGATTTCCTTTGGGAATACTAAAAGCAAGATCAAAAACTTTTGGTGCTATAATAGAGCCAATGCTTGATTTAATGCAAACTCTCCCTTCCCTATCATATCTTATACCTGCCGTATTATTTTTTAGGATAGGCGTAGTTCCGGGAGTAATTGCCACAGTTATATTTTCAATGCCTCCTGCAATAAGATTAACAAGTTTAGGCCTTGAGCATGTTTCTAAAGAAATGATTGAAGTTGGAAAATCATTTGGAGCCACACCTCGTCAATTACTTCTTAAAATAGAGATACCTCTTGCTCTACCTTCAATTATGATGGGGGTAAATCAGACTATAATGTTGGCTTTTTCTATGGTTGTTATAGCAGGATTCATTGGAGCTGGCGGACTCGGAGAAGTCATTATATCGGGATTGCAGCGATACAATTTAGTCGATTCCATAGAAGCGGGGCTTTCCATTGTATTCTTGGCAATTATACTAGATAGAGTAACGAAACAACTTGGAAAAATCTACGATGTAAAGAAAAATTAA
- a CDS encoding betaine/proline/choline family ABC transporter ATP-binding protein (Members of the family are the ATP-binding subunit of ABC transporters for substrates such as betaine, L-proline or other amino acids, choline, carnitine, etc. The substrate specificity is best determined from the substrate-binding subunit, rather than this subunit, as it interacts with the permease subunit and not with substrate directly.), whose translation MLDLKINNLYMIFGKTPEKAFPLIEKGLTRSEIKEKTGQIVALRDINLEINKGEIFVIMGLSGSGKSTLIRCINRLIFPTKGEVLIGNEKINILDLNQTELIELRRKKFGMVFQRFGLLPHRTILDNVVLGLEIKGTPKEEMENIGKKILKTVGLAGWENSMPDELSGGMKQRVGLARALAIDPDILLMDEPFSALDPLIRDNMQEELLRIQRKMKKTIIFITHDLNEAVKLGNRVAILNEEGVLVQIDTVENILINPATEFVKTFVQNVDRHHVIKVEYITKQNKIVLTPDVSPHEAINKLKKNRVTYSFVVDEGQKLLGIILLSELDKSKSEENITIEPYIKKCNSLESVVTLAEALPLLITSKTAVAVVDEEGILLGHANEKAAIEILRGDPHN comes from the coding sequence ATGTTAGATTTAAAAATAAACAATCTTTACATGATATTTGGAAAAACTCCTGAGAAAGCTTTTCCACTGATCGAAAAAGGTTTAACTAGAAGCGAAATAAAAGAAAAAACTGGACAAATTGTTGCTCTAAGAGATATAAATCTTGAAATTAATAAAGGAGAAATATTTGTTATAATGGGTCTTTCGGGAAGCGGTAAATCAACACTGATACGATGCATTAATCGTTTGATATTCCCCACAAAAGGCGAAGTACTAATTGGAAACGAAAAAATAAATATCTTAGATCTTAATCAAACAGAATTAATTGAATTAAGGCGAAAAAAATTTGGAATGGTTTTTCAAAGATTTGGTCTCTTACCGCATAGAACTATTCTCGACAACGTTGTTTTGGGCCTTGAAATAAAAGGCACCCCAAAAGAAGAAATGGAGAATATAGGAAAAAAAATATTAAAAACAGTGGGACTTGCAGGTTGGGAAAATAGCATGCCTGATGAACTTAGTGGAGGGATGAAACAGCGAGTTGGACTCGCTAGAGCCTTAGCAATTGACCCGGATATACTCCTAATGGACGAGCCCTTTAGTGCATTAGACCCATTGATAAGGGACAACATGCAAGAAGAATTATTAAGAATTCAAAGAAAGATGAAAAAAACTATAATATTTATAACTCACGATTTAAACGAAGCAGTAAAACTGGGTAATAGAGTTGCAATTTTAAATGAAGAAGGTGTTCTTGTACAGATCGATACAGTTGAGAATATTTTAATTAATCCTGCAACAGAATTTGTTAAAACTTTTGTACAAAACGTCGATAGACATCACGTAATAAAAGTTGAATATATAACAAAACAAAATAAGATTGTACTTACTCCTGATGTAAGCCCACATGAGGCGATAAATAAATTAAAGAAGAATAGAGTAACTTATTCCTTTGTTGTAGATGAAGGCCAAAAACTTTTGGGAATAATTTTGTTATCCGAACTAGACAAATCCAAATCTGAAGAAAATATCACAATTGAGCCATATATTAAAAAATGTAATTCTTTAGAAAGCGTGGTTACTCTTGCAGAGGCTTTGCCCTTGTTAATTACTTCAAAAACTGCTGTGGCTGTTGTCGATGAGGAAGGAATTCTTTTGGGTCATGCAAATGAGAAGGCCGCAATAGAGATTTTGAGGGGTGATCCACATAATTGA
- a CDS encoding DUF555 domain-containing protein: MDYKVTLEVPIIVRDIKDGEDAIKVAMSSVTKKLKASKLEYVKVEIGMSQCPKCGDYFESSFFVGDVSLVGIYLTLDVFNAEHTKHAENIAKSVVGKALKDVPFKTFEIKERVEKVRKKRR; the protein is encoded by the coding sequence TTGGATTATAAAGTTACTTTAGAAGTTCCAATTATTGTGCGAGATATTAAAGACGGTGAAGATGCAATTAAAGTTGCAATGTCAAGTGTTACTAAAAAACTTAAAGCAAGTAAGCTTGAGTATGTCAAGGTTGAGATAGGCATGTCACAGTGCCCAAAGTGTGGCGATTATTTTGAAAGTTCATTTTTTGTAGGAGATGTTTCTCTTGTTGGGATATATCTAACCCTAGATGTATTCAACGCAGAGCACACAAAACACGCAGAAAATATTGCAAAGTCAGTTGTGGGAAAAGCCCTGAAAGATGTTCCGTTCAAAACATTTGAAATAAAGGAGCGGGTAGAAAAGGTCAGAAAGAAGCGTCGATGA
- a CDS encoding ribonuclease H-like domain-containing protein has protein sequence MPITIKSDQENNPNISNKSPFSGIGKNYRTKIDAVKEYEIIEENEDIKNDFLHGMPFGVNYNDYVNAQNLKAKLVNKYQNMELPEVIEGFETNSEFGNVFTITQDIKSDLKKFSREKAKEKILSELRLIYGIGDTKKKYLKSRGYHTIEDLVHHPYFSSEAKHCVDLIESMNTKNIMDRISHWLSKSDELAYCCSGFHEKEDFVFFDIETLGLFNRPIILIGVAKFNEGHLSINQYFLRGLNQEPAALNKFLSHLNSNTVLVSYNGKSFDVPYIRERLSYYGMHGLTEKLHFDMLHFSRKAWRNKYPNCRLVTLEKCLFGIDRNDDVPSALVPEFYETYLRTGNIGPVIPIIEHNRQDLITLTMIFSKLYEEWSQ, from the coding sequence ATGCCCATTACAATTAAATCAGATCAAGAAAATAATCCAAATATTTCTAATAAATCTCCTTTCAGTGGAATAGGTAAAAATTACAGAACAAAAATAGATGCAGTCAAAGAATATGAGATAATAGAAGAAAATGAAGACATAAAAAATGACTTTTTGCATGGAATGCCATTTGGCGTTAATTATAATGATTATGTTAATGCACAAAATCTCAAAGCTAAGCTGGTAAATAAATATCAGAATATGGAGCTACCTGAAGTAATTGAAGGATTTGAAACTAATAGTGAATTTGGGAATGTATTTACAATTACTCAAGATATCAAATCAGACCTAAAAAAGTTCTCAAGAGAAAAGGCAAAAGAAAAAATTCTATCGGAATTGAGATTAATATATGGGATAGGAGATACGAAAAAAAAATATCTTAAGAGTAGAGGTTATCATACAATTGAAGATCTTGTTCACCACCCGTATTTTTCAAGCGAGGCTAAACATTGTGTGGATTTGATTGAATCCATGAATACTAAAAATATTATGGATAGAATTTCTCACTGGCTATCAAAATCAGATGAGCTTGCATACTGCTGCTCCGGATTTCATGAGAAGGAGGATTTTGTTTTCTTTGATATTGAAACATTAGGATTATTTAATAGGCCGATAATTCTCATCGGTGTTGCAAAATTTAATGAAGGACATCTTTCAATAAATCAATATTTCCTAAGAGGCCTAAACCAAGAGCCTGCAGCTTTGAATAAATTTCTTTCTCACCTTAACTCAAATACAGTCTTGGTGTCATATAATGGTAAATCCTTTGATGTTCCCTACATAAGGGAAAGACTTTCGTATTATGGAATGCACGGTCTTACAGAAAAACTACACTTTGACATGTTGCATTTTTCAAGAAAAGCGTGGAGAAACAAATATCCAAACTGTAGACTTGTAACACTGGAAAAATGTCTTTTTGGCATAGATAGAAATGATGATGTGCCAAGTGCTTTAGTTCCAGAGTTTTATGAAACTTATCTTAGAACTGGAAACATTGGTCCAGTAATACCAATAATTGAACACAACAGGCAAGACCTTATTACTCTTACAATGATATTTTCAAAACTTTATGAGGAATGGAGTCAGTGA
- a CDS encoding Ig-like domain-containing protein: MFANGGGCPPTTIDRTINDTISCGQTYYLWDSDLRLPLFYYLDDITCPPGCGNAEIKWVQVSKYLYLHVIEYTPSSTCCCGENIFYVKMTKWFSSKTKTIKITVNVDCPPPNPCEIPPVAVDDSYKTNENACANFSVLDNDDDKNPKQIIVTKPKYGSAEESGGKIYYCPLGNYCGEDTFTYYYITENDCISNTATVTVTIPCKTPLPETILYPGIGLERLTIPGGPIPIDGSIGAVLDTGTNIISDGKVVSSLELLPGTQTLLVQVENRGSLTQTDVGVMFEGLPGGVTYTLEPELQKITAHNLGTYILTLTASPNVQPGTYIVKAKAYSAMGSLDEIILNIIIK; this comes from the coding sequence GTGTTTGCAAATGGAGGTGGATGCCCACCAACTACAATAGATCGTACTATTAATGATACAATTAGTTGTGGTCAAACTTATTACCTGTGGGACAGTGATCTCCGTTTACCCCTTTTCTATTACCTTGACGATATCACATGCCCACCTGGTTGCGGCAACGCAGAGATTAAATGGGTTCAGGTAAGCAAATATCTATATTTGCACGTTATTGAATACACTCCTAGCTCTACATGTTGCTGTGGAGAAAACATTTTTTACGTCAAAATGACTAAGTGGTTTTCGAGTAAAACTAAAACCATAAAAATTACAGTAAATGTTGATTGCCCACCACCCAATCCATGTGAAATTCCACCAGTTGCAGTTGACGACTCTTATAAAACAAATGAGAACGCCTGTGCCAATTTCAGTGTACTTGACAATGACGATGACAAAAATCCAAAACAAATAATTGTTACTAAACCTAAGTATGGTTCGGCTGAAGAATCTGGAGGGAAAATTTACTACTGTCCATTAGGTAATTATTGCGGAGAAGACACATTCACATACTACTACATCACAGAAAATGATTGCATATCAAACACTGCAACAGTCACAGTCACAATACCTTGTAAAACACCACTACCTGAAACTATACTTTACCCTGGGATAGGTCTAGAGCGATTGACAATCCCTGGGGGCCCAATTCCAATAGATGGCTCCATAGGTGCAGTACTTGACACAGGCACTAATATTATCTCAGATGGAAAAGTCGTATCTTCTTTAGAGCTTCTACCTGGAACTCAGACATTACTTGTTCAAGTAGAAAACAGGGGATCTTTAACTCAAACAGACGTCGGAGTAATGTTTGAAGGTTTACCTGGAGGAGTAACATACACTTTAGAACCAGAATTGCAAAAGATAACTGCACACAACTTAGGTACCTACATTTTAACTCTAACAGCATCTCCAAATGTACAACCTGGGACATACATAGTTAAAGCAAAAGCTTACTCTGCAATGGGATCACTAGACGAAATCATATTAAACATAATAATCAAATAA
- a CDS encoding glycine betaine ABC transporter substrate-binding protein gives MLNSKKSLICIGTIILVFSIVLNTGCIGQAEEVTTDKGTINLGLPPWPGVTVKTQVAKVILEEMGYKVETNQLDAGIVYAEMAEGNIDALLAGWLPATHQEYWNIHQNNLELVHINVPGTWLGLAVPTYVYEAGVTSISDLNGRETEFEGRIVGIEPGAGIMINTGKAIDAYGLTGYTLKTSSTPAMIAEVDAATLNNEWIVFTIWEPHSAFVRFDIQKLEDPQKVYGDGDVVYTIVRKGFKEDFPEAYAFFEKFQVTEDTQSEWILEYSDKGRDPAEIAREWVNNNRDLVEEWI, from the coding sequence GTGTTAAATTCTAAAAAAAGTTTAATTTGTATAGGCACAATAATTTTAGTATTTTCAATTGTGCTAAATACAGGTTGTATAGGACAAGCTGAGGAAGTAACAACTGACAAAGGAACAATAAATTTGGGACTCCCACCTTGGCCAGGGGTAACTGTAAAGACCCAAGTGGCTAAAGTAATATTAGAAGAAATGGGATACAAAGTTGAAACAAATCAATTAGACGCAGGAATAGTATATGCTGAAATGGCGGAAGGTAATATCGACGCTTTATTGGCCGGATGGCTACCTGCAACCCATCAGGAATACTGGAATATTCATCAAAATAATCTTGAATTGGTTCATATAAATGTTCCCGGAACATGGCTAGGACTTGCTGTTCCAACATATGTCTACGAAGCTGGTGTAACATCAATATCTGATTTAAACGGAAGAGAAACAGAGTTTGAAGGAAGAATAGTTGGAATCGAACCTGGAGCAGGAATAATGATCAATACAGGCAAAGCAATAGATGCTTATGGATTAACTGGGTACACTCTTAAAACAAGTAGCACCCCCGCAATGATTGCCGAAGTAGATGCAGCGACATTAAATAACGAATGGATAGTATTTACAATATGGGAACCACATTCTGCGTTTGTAAGATTTGACATACAAAAGCTCGAAGATCCACAAAAGGTATATGGTGACGGAGACGTCGTGTATACCATTGTTAGAAAGGGATTCAAAGAAGACTTTCCAGAAGCTTATGCATTCTTTGAGAAGTTTCAGGTAACAGAAGACACGCAGAGCGAATGGATACTCGAATACAGTGATAAAGGTAGAGATCCAGCAGAAATAGCAAGAGAGTGGGTGAACAACAATAGAGACTTAGTTGAAGAATGGATTTAA
- a CDS encoding CARDB domain-containing protein yields the protein MKSKIISIILVLSLFLTFFTSFVFAAAILTSSISATPATVTPGQTITVVMTVNNTGGEQVNNVTPSSLTLGGTSTATGPVTGPSPGSANIAAGGSATFTWTYTAGAAGTVNFTGNASGTGATSGATVSSTANASNDVTILAAGVLSSSISATPATVTPGQTITV from the coding sequence ATGAAAAGTAAAATAATTTCAATAATATTAGTATTAAGTTTATTCCTAACTTTTTTTACTAGTTTTGTATTTGCGGCAGCTATACTGACATCATCTATATCTGCAACACCTGCAACTGTCACACCAGGCCAGACCATAACAGTTGTGATGACAGTAAATAACACTGGAGGAGAGCAGGTAAATAATGTCACACCATCATCTCTAACATTGGGCGGGACAAGCACTGCAACAGGTCCAGTAACAGGACCATCCCCCGGATCGGCAAATATCGCCGCAGGAGGAAGTGCAACATTCACATGGACCTACACTGCTGGAGCGGCAGGCACAGTCAACTTCACTGGCAATGCCAGTGGAACTGGTGCAACTTCAGGAGCCACAGTCTCCTCAACTGCAAACGCATCAAATGACGTTACAATACTTGCAGCTGGAGTCCTCTCATCATCTATATCTGCAACACCTGCAACTGTCACACCAGGCCAGACCATAACAGT
- a CDS encoding DUF357 domain-containing protein: MREISDEKLTKYFEIAKKAFDDIKINPPKGSHMEKVANDYLDMAKRYYEDAKYFKEKGDYVTAFASLNYLHGYLDAGARLGVFKVSTSEYFAFEEETR; the protein is encoded by the coding sequence TTGAGAGAGATTAGTGACGAAAAACTTACAAAATACTTTGAAATAGCAAAAAAGGCTTTTGATGACATCAAGATCAATCCCCCTAAAGGATCCCATATGGAAAAGGTAGCAAATGACTATCTAGATATGGCAAAAAGATATTATGAGGATGCAAAATATTTCAAAGAAAAAGGTGATTACGTTACAGCTTTTGCTTCATTGAATTATCTCCATGGGTACCTTGATGCAGGTGCAAGGCTTGGGGTATTTAAAGTTTCAACAAGTGAATATTTTGCTTTTGAAGAGGAGACGAGGTGA